From one Syntrophales bacterium genomic stretch:
- a CDS encoding GNAT family N-acetyltransferase: MPEIVALARHHDRSGFDCGVPELNSFLKATARQHADKGISRTFVLSDQENPAAILGYFTLTLCEVRTKHLPTAYAKKYPQHELPAVRLARLAVSKKYQRMGYGGLLLSEAIHRTVLIAEQAGMTGLFVDAKDERAHKFYEKYGFVALPGYAMQLFLPLETLRLSCNNKSMGS, translated from the coding sequence GTGCCGGAGATAGTTGCCCTTGCGCGCCATCACGACCGATCCGGGTTTGATTGCGGTGTTCCGGAACTGAATTCCTTTCTCAAGGCAACGGCCCGGCAGCATGCCGATAAAGGGATTTCAAGGACTTTTGTGCTGTCTGATCAGGAAAACCCTGCCGCAATCCTCGGGTATTTTACTCTCACGCTTTGCGAAGTCAGGACGAAGCATCTTCCCACGGCATATGCAAAGAAATATCCACAGCATGAGCTTCCTGCCGTTCGTCTTGCGCGACTTGCTGTTTCAAAAAAATACCAGAGAATGGGTTATGGCGGCTTGCTGCTATCGGAAGCAATCCATCGAACGGTCTTAATTGCAGAGCAAGCCGGCATGACAGGTTTGTTTGTTGATGCAAAAGACGAACGTGCACATAAATTCTACGAAAAATACGGCTTTGTTGCACTCCCAGGCTACGCGATGCAATTATTTTTGCCCCTTGAAACACTTCGCTTGTCTTGTAATAACAAAAGTATGGGGTCTTGA